From a single Deltaproteobacteria bacterium genomic region:
- a CDS encoding electron transport complex subunit E produces MAKTLVQEFTKGLWKEVPPFRLVLGICAALGVSKSVADGVGMGIATTFVLVCGNVLVSLIRKIIPDEIRIACFIVVIATFVTIVELVMQAYAYPLFLSLGVFIPLIVVNCILLGRAEAFAYKQPVLPSLMDGLGIGIGYTIALGALSSVREILGAGTFSVPFGPKLVILSTDWFEPFAFVLTAPGAFLCLGLMLALMNLAPSK; encoded by the coding sequence ATGGCGAAAACCTTAGTGCAGGAATTCACCAAGGGCCTCTGGAAAGAGGTTCCGCCTTTCCGGCTGGTGCTGGGCATCTGCGCGGCCCTGGGCGTTTCCAAGTCGGTGGCCGACGGGGTGGGAATGGGAATCGCCACCACCTTTGTCCTTGTCTGCGGAAACGTGCTTGTTTCCCTCATACGAAAAATCATCCCGGATGAAATAAGAATCGCCTGCTTCATCGTGGTCATAGCCACCTTCGTGACCATAGTGGAGCTTGTGATGCAGGCCTACGCCTATCCCCTGTTCCTGAGTCTGGGCGTTTTCATACCCCTTATCGTCGTCAACTGCATTCTTCTGGGGCGCGCCGAGGCTTTCGCCTACAAGCAGCCGGTCTTGCCCTCCCTCATGGACGGGCTTGGAATCGGCATCGGCTACACCATCGCCCTTGGAGCCCTGTCCTCGGTAAGGGAAATCCTGGGAGCGGGCACCTTCTCGGTGCCCTTCGGCCCAAAGCTGGTGATTCTTTCCACCGACTGGTTTGAGCCTTTCGCATTCGTTCTCACGGCTCCGGGCGCATTTCTCTGCCTGGGTCTGATGCTGGCTTTGATGAATCTTGCACCGAGCAAGTGA
- a CDS encoding FMN-binding protein — translation MRNLIKMVVVMTILSALSGGLLAGVRGAVRERIKGQELAFLKGPAIKELMKGAQGDPVESRFTLKGKDTETVVFVGVFDGKPTAVALEASGKGYGKTPVSVLTAINLADDTIRGVAVTTHSETPGLGARAKTDPSFAKGFAGLSALEPVKVKAEGGKIDALSGATITSKGVCMAVTRACELYRSQKAEIVKQAESAAKGKA, via the coding sequence ATGCGTAATCTGATAAAAATGGTAGTCGTGATGACCATCCTCTCGGCCCTTTCCGGAGGGCTTCTGGCAGGTGTTCGCGGAGCGGTGAGGGAGCGCATCAAGGGCCAGGAACTCGCCTTTCTCAAAGGCCCGGCCATCAAGGAATTGATGAAGGGCGCACAGGGCGACCCGGTTGAGAGCCGCTTCACCCTTAAAGGCAAGGACACCGAAACCGTTGTCTTTGTGGGTGTTTTCGACGGAAAGCCGACAGCCGTGGCCCTGGAGGCTTCCGGCAAGGGTTACGGAAAGACGCCTGTTTCGGTTCTGACCGCTATAAACCTTGCCGATGACACCATAAGGGGAGTCGCGGTAACCACCCATTCGGAAACCCCCGGACTTGGGGCGCGGGCCAAGACCGATCCTTCCTTCGCCAAGGGCTTTGCGGGTCTTTCGGCCCTGGAACCGGTCAAGGTGAAGGCCGAAGGCGGAAAGATCGACGCCCTTTCGGGAGCGACGATCACGTCAAAGGGCGTGTGCATGGCCGTTACAAGGGCTTGCGAGCTTTACCGCAGCCAAAAGGCCGAAATCGTGAAACAGGCTGAATCAGCCGCAAAAGGCAAGGCATAG
- a CDS encoding RnfABCDGE type electron transport complex subunit D: protein MAGEPKLTVSHAPFWHDGTSLASRSGHAMLALSPAAVLGVMRFGGRAVGVIGLSVACCMIFELLMNKATRRPLSITDGTAALSGLVMALLIPVSTPWWAVVTAAFCAMVLGKHIWGGLGGNPFNPVLVALAIVALSWKDIFNFDSALASYSFSFPGADPLAALKHFGSGAVSDLDLWGLFLGRQAGGIGAVSGLALCIGGLYLILKGIIRWEISISFLAGVLITAWLFSLFGNPALNASPLFHLVTGYTLMGAFFLATEESSSPVNFIPMIIYGLCAGFMVVLIRSIGIYDDGVVYALLLMNVVHPLLDKIGPKALGRIGDHA, encoded by the coding sequence ATGGCAGGCGAACCGAAACTCACCGTATCACACGCCCCGTTCTGGCACGACGGCACAAGCCTTGCCTCCCGGAGCGGCCACGCCATGCTGGCCCTGTCACCCGCCGCCGTGCTGGGCGTCATGCGTTTTGGGGGAAGGGCCGTGGGCGTTATCGGCCTTTCCGTGGCCTGCTGCATGATTTTCGAGCTTCTGATGAACAAGGCAACCAGAAGGCCCCTTTCCATAACCGACGGAACTGCGGCCCTTTCCGGGCTTGTCATGGCGCTTCTGATACCGGTCTCCACGCCCTGGTGGGCGGTGGTCACTGCGGCCTTCTGCGCCATGGTGCTTGGAAAGCACATCTGGGGCGGGCTTGGCGGCAACCCCTTCAATCCGGTGCTTGTGGCGCTCGCCATAGTGGCCCTGTCGTGGAAGGACATCTTCAACTTCGACTCGGCACTGGCCTCCTACAGCTTCTCTTTTCCCGGAGCCGATCCCCTTGCCGCCCTCAAGCACTTCGGAAGCGGGGCTGTTTCCGACCTCGATCTCTGGGGCCTTTTCCTTGGCCGACAGGCCGGGGGCATCGGCGCGGTGTCGGGCCTTGCTCTCTGCATCGGCGGGCTGTACCTGATTCTCAAGGGAATCATCCGCTGGGAGATCAGCATAAGCTTTCTTGCCGGAGTCCTCATCACGGCCTGGCTCTTTTCCCTTTTCGGCAACCCCGCCCTCAATGCCTCTCCGCTCTTCCATCTCGTGACCGGCTACACCCTCATGGGGGCCTTTTTTCTGGCCACCGAGGAGTCATCATCGCCGGTCAATTTCATCCCCATGATTATTTACGGCCTTTGTGCGGGATTCATGGTGGTTTTGATCCGGTCCATCGGCATCTACGACGACGGCGTGGTTTACGCCCTTCTTCTCATGAACGTGGTCCATCCGCTCCTGGACAAAATCGGACCCAAGGCCCTGGGGAGGATAGGCGACCATGCGTAA
- a CDS encoding cytochrome c3 family protein, with product MKSNGGTVLFSHKDHAALKSYGPATCDQCHHTGSLDTRTVSSCADCHDADDPAYAKDLFVHKAHITDYGQTCDGCHQNAMPKGREIRGCRGCHKADSDVYGPKSMDAFHGQCIRCHEEKAKGPTACDRCHFQEGKRPSVPEQHKPAGSKSGKSGEQASVLEGRGGMS from the coding sequence ATGAAATCCAACGGCGGAACTGTCCTTTTTTCCCACAAGGACCATGCCGCCCTCAAATCCTACGGTCCGGCCACTTGCGACCAGTGCCATCACACGGGCTCGCTGGACACCCGGACTGTCTCCTCCTGCGCCGACTGCCACGACGCCGACGACCCCGCCTACGCAAAAGACCTTTTCGTCCACAAGGCCCATATAACGGATTATGGCCAGACCTGTGACGGCTGCCATCAGAACGCCATGCCGAAAGGCAGGGAGATTCGTGGCTGCCGTGGCTGCCACAAGGCCGATTCCGACGTTTATGGACCCAAGAGCATGGACGCCTTCCACGGCCAGTGCATCCGCTGCCACGAGGAAAAGGCCAAGGGACCCACCGCCTGCGACCGCTGCCATTTCCAGGAGGGCAAAAGGCCGTCCGTTCCCGAACAGCACAAGCCTGCCGGATCAAAGAGCGGGAAATCCGGCGAACAGGCATCTGTCCTTGAAGGCCGGGGGGGGATGTCATGA